From Mucilaginibacter rubeus, a single genomic window includes:
- a CDS encoding ribulokinase — translation MSNNQLVIGVDYGSDSVRSVIVNAANGEEIASSVFNYPRWRDGKYCVPAENQFRQHPQDYIDGLKATIKDCIAQAGGEAIAKNIKGISVDTTGSTPVAVDATGTPLALTPGFETNPNAMFVLWKDHTSVKEAAQINEHATKFDTNYLKYVGGIYSSEWFWAKLLHVLRVDAQVRDAAASWVEHCDWIPFLLTGGTDVKDIKRGRCSAGHKALWAEEFNGLPPEEFFVSLDPVLAGFRDKLYEDTYTADEAAGNLSAEWAEILGLSTDVIVGTGAFDAHMGAVGGQIEPYHLSKVMGTSTCDILVAPSSEMEGKLVRGICGQVNGSVIPGMAGLEAGQSAFGDTYAWFKNILAWPLNNLLSQSQVIDAATAEALKEEISEMIIPELSRQAALLPIDESNELAIDWFNGRRTPDANQELKGAITGLGLGSDAPRVFRALAEATCFGAKSIVDRFISEGIPVKGIIGIGGVAKKSSFVMQMMADVLGMPIRIHQFKHTCALGAAMFAAVVAGIYPTIEEAMTAMGRGFDVVYEPNIALKEVYQQRYNQYSTLGRFVAAEVALKNNPELQNA, via the coding sequence ATGAGCAATAACCAATTAGTGATCGGTGTCGATTATGGTTCCGATTCTGTGCGTTCCGTGATAGTGAACGCCGCAAACGGAGAAGAAATAGCATCATCAGTATTTAATTATCCCCGCTGGCGCGATGGCAAGTATTGTGTACCTGCCGAAAATCAATTCCGTCAGCATCCGCAGGATTATATCGACGGACTTAAAGCCACCATTAAAGATTGTATTGCACAAGCCGGCGGCGAGGCCATCGCGAAAAACATAAAAGGTATTTCTGTTGATACTACCGGCTCAACTCCCGTAGCTGTTGACGCGACCGGAACCCCGCTTGCCTTAACCCCGGGTTTTGAAACTAATCCCAATGCTATGTTTGTGCTCTGGAAAGATCATACCTCTGTTAAAGAAGCCGCGCAAATCAATGAGCATGCTACAAAATTTGATACCAATTATTTGAAATACGTTGGCGGTATCTACTCGTCGGAGTGGTTCTGGGCTAAATTATTGCACGTATTAAGGGTTGATGCACAAGTACGTGACGCCGCAGCCTCATGGGTTGAGCATTGCGACTGGATCCCTTTCCTGTTAACCGGCGGTACCGATGTTAAGGATATTAAGCGTGGCCGTTGCTCTGCAGGTCACAAAGCTCTGTGGGCCGAGGAGTTTAATGGCTTGCCTCCCGAAGAATTTTTTGTTTCCCTTGATCCGGTACTGGCTGGTTTCAGGGATAAATTATATGAAGATACATATACTGCCGATGAAGCAGCCGGAAACCTTAGCGCGGAGTGGGCGGAGATATTGGGACTCTCAACCGATGTGATTGTAGGTACCGGCGCTTTTGACGCCCATATGGGCGCGGTTGGCGGCCAGATTGAGCCTTATCACCTGAGCAAGGTAATGGGTACTTCAACCTGCGATATTTTGGTAGCCCCATCATCAGAGATGGAAGGTAAACTGGTACGCGGCATTTGCGGACAGGTTAATGGTTCGGTTATTCCGGGCATGGCAGGTTTAGAGGCCGGTCAATCGGCTTTTGGCGATACTTATGCCTGGTTCAAGAATATCCTGGCCTGGCCGTTAAATAACCTGCTGTCGCAATCGCAGGTAATTGACGCGGCTACCGCCGAAGCTTTGAAAGAAGAAATTTCTGAGATGATCATCCCTGAACTGAGCAGACAAGCGGCTTTGTTACCAATTGATGAAAGTAATGAGCTGGCTATTGATTGGTTTAACGGCCGCCGTACGCCGGATGCCAACCAGGAATTAAAAGGTGCTATTACTGGTCTGGGTTTAGGCAGCGATGCGCCAAGGGTATTCCGCGCATTGGCCGAGGCTACCTGCTTTGGAGCCAAGAGTATCGTTGATCGTTTTATCAGCGAAGGGATCCCGGTAAAAGGCATCATTGGTATTGGTGGTGTGGCAAAAAAATCATCTTTCGTGATGCAAATGATGGCCGATGTTTTGGGTATGCCTATCCGTATTCACCAGTTTAAACATACCTGTGCTTTGGGCGCGGCCATGTTCGCTGCGGTAGTTGCGGGCATTTATCCCACCATTGAAGAGGCAATGACTGCTATGGGCCGTGGGTTTGACGTGGTTTATGAGCCAAACATCGCGCTGAAAGAGGTTTATCAGCAACGCTATAATCAATACAGCACATTAGGCCGGTTTGTTGCCGCCGAGGTTGCCCTGAAAAATAATCCTGAACTGCAAAACGCATAA
- a CDS encoding L-ribulose-5-phosphate 4-epimerase, translating into MSKYDHIRLSAYNANMQLPKLNLVLFTFGNVSAADRELGVFAIKPSGVPYEDLSPEKMVIVDFDGNTIEGDLRPSSDTKTHAVLYKHWDGINGIVHTHSTYGTAWAQSQRDIPIFGTTHADHLTVDIPCAPPMNDEMIKGNYEYQTGFQIMECFEEKGLDYKEVEMVLVGNHAPFTWGKTAEKAVYNSAVLEAVAQMAYLTEQIDRSAPRLKDALIKKHYERKHGPDSYYGQ; encoded by the coding sequence ATGAGTAAATATGATCATATAAGGCTTAGCGCCTATAATGCCAATATGCAGCTGCCCAAACTGAACCTCGTGCTGTTCACTTTTGGCAACGTAAGCGCTGCCGACAGAGAATTAGGTGTATTCGCTATTAAACCAAGCGGTGTACCTTATGAAGACCTTTCGCCAGAAAAAATGGTGATTGTTGATTTTGACGGCAATACTATTGAAGGTGATCTTCGCCCGTCGAGCGATACCAAAACACATGCTGTGCTTTACAAACACTGGGATGGCATTAACGGTATTGTGCACACGCATTCTACCTACGGAACTGCCTGGGCACAGTCTCAACGTGATATCCCTATCTTCGGTACTACCCACGCTGATCATTTAACGGTTGATATTCCCTGTGCTCCACCTATGAATGATGAAATGATCAAAGGTAACTACGAGTATCAAACTGGTTTCCAGATTATGGAATGCTTTGAAGAAAAAGGTTTGGATTATAAAGAGGTTGAAATGGTATTGGTGGGTAATCACGCACCGTTTACCTGGGGTAAAACCGCCGAAAAAGCAGTTTATAACAGCGCCGTACTTGAAGCTGTAGCCCAGATGGCCTACCTTACAGAGCAAATTGACAGAAGCGCCCCCCGCTTAAAAGATGCGCTGATTAAAAAACATTACGAGCGCAAACACGGACCTGATTCATATTACGGACAATAA
- a CDS encoding glycoside hydrolase family 27 protein, protein MTFFLLICLLFGSRVSAQVAATPPMGWNSYNCFGSAVHEDEVKANADYMADHLKQYGWEYVVVDFLWSYDNPPGSNIGNPFQLRLQDGSYVPWLTMDKWGRLTPQPNKFPSAFGGNGFKPLGDYIHSKGLKFGIHVMRGIPRQAVWAKSPVKGTNGITADMVADTNSKCPWMNHMYGLDMKKPGAQEYLNSLLELYASWGVDFIKVDDLSRPYSNAEVEGYQKAIQQCGRPVVLSLSPGETPVAQAAHATKYANMWRMADDFWDNWKEILHMFDYAKSWEGVGGPGHWPDCDMIQIGKLSKRGPVGEERFSRFTQDEEITHMTFWSIFQSPLMLGGNLPENRDFELKLFTNDEVIAVNQKGAHPKQLYKKDGAMIWYSQIPGSKDLYVAFFNIGDDDKSVSLNFRDLGLKGKVTVRDLWKKQDVGQFSSSYQQKINKHGAALFKLSPKN, encoded by the coding sequence ATGACTTTTTTCCTGCTGATCTGTTTATTGTTCGGCAGCCGCGTATCGGCGCAAGTTGCGGCAACCCCGCCAATGGGCTGGAACAGTTATAACTGTTTTGGCTCGGCAGTACATGAAGATGAAGTAAAAGCCAATGCCGATTACATGGCCGATCATCTGAAACAATATGGCTGGGAGTATGTAGTGGTGGATTTTTTATGGTCGTACGATAACCCTCCGGGCAGCAATATTGGTAACCCTTTTCAATTGCGTTTACAGGATGGCTCATACGTACCATGGTTGACTATGGATAAATGGGGCCGCCTTACGCCGCAGCCAAACAAGTTTCCATCGGCTTTTGGTGGTAACGGCTTTAAACCACTTGGCGATTATATCCATAGCAAGGGCCTGAAATTCGGCATCCACGTTATGCGCGGAATCCCGAGGCAAGCTGTTTGGGCAAAATCGCCTGTAAAAGGAACAAACGGCATCACGGCAGATATGGTGGCCGATACAAACTCAAAATGCCCATGGATGAACCATATGTATGGTTTGGATATGAAGAAGCCCGGCGCGCAAGAATACCTGAACTCGCTGTTAGAGCTTTATGCTTCATGGGGAGTAGATTTTATTAAGGTAGATGACCTTTCGCGCCCGTACAGCAATGCCGAGGTTGAAGGTTATCAGAAAGCGATTCAACAATGCGGCAGGCCAGTTGTGCTGAGCCTTTCGCCAGGTGAAACACCAGTGGCACAGGCAGCACATGCCACCAAATATGCTAACATGTGGCGCATGGCCGATGATTTTTGGGATAACTGGAAAGAGATCCTGCACATGTTTGATTATGCCAAAAGCTGGGAAGGCGTAGGTGGTCCGGGTCACTGGCCGGATTGTGATATGATCCAGATAGGAAAGCTGAGCAAACGCGGGCCGGTAGGCGAGGAGCGTTTCAGCCGCTTTACTCAGGATGAAGAAATCACCCACATGACTTTCTGGAGCATCTTCCAGTCGCCGTTAATGCTTGGCGGTAACCTGCCCGAAAACCGCGATTTTGAGTTGAAGCTTTTCACCAATGATGAGGTTATTGCGGTAAATCAAAAAGGTGCGCATCCAAAACAACTGTACAAAAAAGACGGCGCTATGATCTGGTATTCACAGATTCCTGGCAGTAAGGATTTATATGTCGCTTTCTTCAATATCGGCGATGACGACAAATCCGTATCCCTGAATTTCAGAGATCTGGGACTGAAAGGTAAAGTAACCGTACGCGACCTGTGGAAAAAACAGGATGTTGGCCAGTTCAGCTCAAGCTATCAGCAAAAAATAAATAAACACGGCGCAGCGCTATTTAAGCTATCGCCAAAAAACTAA
- the araA gene encoding L-arabinose isomerase, with protein sequence MIDLKTFEVWFITGSQNLYGEETLKKVAEHSQEIAKGIDGAANIPVRVVYKPVVKSTEEIYNTLQQANVAENCIGVIAWMHTFSPAKMWIRGLSILKKPMLHLHTQYNRDIPWSSIDMDFMNLNQSAHGDREFGFMVSRMRINRKVVVGHWQDSEVLKDIESWSRAAAGWYDWQGAKFVRFGDNMRFVAVTDGDKVEAELKFGFAVNTYGIGDLVAVVDSISDAKVKALTDEYEATYTMTDDLKQGGARYQSVYDAAKIELGLRKFLQDGGYKGFSDTFEDLHGMIQLPGIASQRLMADGYGFAGEGDWKTAALVRAFKVMGAGLPGGNAFMEDYTYHFDPNNALVLGSHMLEVDSSLANGKAALEVHALGIGGKADPARLVFNVAGGAALNASIVDMGNRFRLIVNEVEAIEPVEDLPKLPVARVLWKPLPDMKTGCAAWIYAGGAHHTAYSQNLSAELINDFADMAGIEFLRIGKDTKLDQFRNEIRWNDAAYKL encoded by the coding sequence ATGATCGATCTGAAAACATTTGAAGTATGGTTCATTACAGGGAGCCAGAATTTATACGGAGAAGAAACACTAAAAAAAGTTGCCGAGCACTCACAGGAAATAGCTAAAGGTATAGATGGCGCGGCTAACATCCCGGTACGCGTGGTATACAAACCCGTTGTAAAATCAACCGAAGAAATTTATAACACCTTACAGCAAGCTAACGTTGCCGAAAACTGTATTGGTGTTATTGCCTGGATGCATACGTTTTCGCCTGCTAAAATGTGGATCAGGGGCTTAAGCATCCTTAAAAAACCGATGCTGCACCTGCATACCCAGTATAACCGCGATATCCCATGGAGCTCGATAGATATGGACTTCATGAACCTTAACCAAAGCGCCCATGGCGACAGGGAGTTTGGTTTCATGGTATCACGTATGCGCATCAACCGTAAAGTGGTTGTTGGTCACTGGCAGGATAGCGAAGTGTTGAAAGACATTGAAAGCTGGAGCCGCGCAGCAGCAGGCTGGTACGACTGGCAAGGCGCTAAATTTGTTCGCTTTGGCGATAACATGCGCTTTGTTGCTGTTACCGATGGTGATAAAGTTGAGGCTGAGTTGAAATTTGGTTTCGCGGTAAATACTTATGGTATTGGCGATCTGGTAGCTGTAGTTGACAGTATCAGCGACGCTAAGGTTAAAGCCCTTACCGACGAATACGAAGCTACTTATACTATGACCGATGATCTTAAACAAGGCGGCGCAAGGTATCAGTCGGTTTATGACGCTGCAAAAATTGAGCTTGGCTTACGTAAGTTTTTACAAGATGGCGGTTACAAAGGTTTCAGCGATACTTTTGAAGATCTGCATGGCATGATCCAGTTACCAGGCATTGCCTCACAGCGTTTAATGGCCGATGGTTACGGTTTTGCCGGTGAAGGCGATTGGAAAACTGCTGCCTTAGTACGCGCATTTAAAGTTATGGGTGCGGGCTTGCCAGGCGGTAACGCTTTCATGGAAGATTATACCTATCACTTTGACCCGAATAACGCTTTGGTTTTAGGCTCACACATGCTTGAGGTAGATAGCAGCTTAGCTAACGGCAAAGCAGCATTAGAAGTACATGCCTTAGGCATTGGTGGCAAGGCCGATCCTGCACGTTTGGTATTTAACGTAGCCGGCGGTGCAGCATTAAACGCTTCGATTGTGGATATGGGTAACCGTTTCCGTTTAATTGTTAACGAGGTTGAAGCTATTGAACCGGTAGAAGATCTGCCAAAACTGCCTGTCGCAAGGGTGCTTTGGAAACCACTTCCGGATATGAAAACCGGCTGCGCGGCATGGATCTACGCAGGTGGTGCACACCACACTGCATACAGTCAAAACCTGTCGGCCGAGCTGATCAACGATTTTGCTGACATGGCAGGCATTGAGTTTTTACGCATTGGTAAAGACACCAAGCTTGACCAGTTCAGGAACGAGATCAGGTGGAATGACGCGGCTTATAAGCTGTAA
- a CDS encoding sodium:solute symporter family transporter, whose protein sequence is MNKFATIDYVIFVIYFIVVTGYGYWVYSRKKIKGVSDSHDFFLAEGSLTWWAIGASLIASNISAEQFIGTSGQGFEVGLAVAAYEWVAAIALIIVAVWFIPIFLKNKIFTMPQFLHNRYNETVSFIMAIFWLLLYVLVNLTSILYLGALAINNLMGGGYLHEIIIALSIFALFITLGGMKVIGFTDVIQVLVLVIGGLATTYIALTLVSEHFGLGKDAMAGLNKMMSDAPEHFRMMMAKPKPGAPQEEINKYLALPGIAMYFAGQWIVNLNYWGCNQYITQRALGADLKTARTGILFAGLMKLAMPVIVVLPGIAAYVLYKNGALQQEMTTGGHFKIDNAYSAILGFLPTGLKGLSVAALTAAIVASLAGKANSISTIFTLDIYKKHINKEASEKNMVVFGRLTIVAALVFSIILTWKDLLGIGGEGGFTFIQKYTGFISPGIFAIFILGFFWKRTTSAAAIAGILTSFGMSVLFNNYAPKLFGHETFLYTAFPNGKGGYEIPFLICMGLSFLFTMIVTIGISLAGPKVNPKALEIPRSMFKVEKSTMALIIVTLILLTMLYVKFW, encoded by the coding sequence ATGAACAAATTTGCAACTATCGATTACGTGATCTTCGTAATCTATTTTATTGTAGTTACGGGCTACGGGTACTGGGTATACAGTCGTAAAAAGATCAAAGGCGTATCCGATAGTCACGACTTTTTCCTGGCCGAAGGTTCGCTTACCTGGTGGGCTATCGGCGCTTCGCTGATTGCATCTAACATATCGGCCGAGCAGTTTATAGGTACCAGCGGTCAGGGCTTTGAAGTAGGCCTTGCCGTAGCAGCCTATGAGTGGGTAGCAGCCATCGCGCTTATCATTGTGGCCGTGTGGTTTATCCCAATTTTCCTCAAAAATAAGATTTTCACCATGCCGCAGTTTTTGCATAACCGTTATAACGAAACGGTGAGCTTTATCATGGCCATATTCTGGCTGTTGCTGTACGTGCTGGTGAACCTTACCTCTATACTTTATCTGGGTGCTTTGGCTATCAACAACCTGATGGGGGGCGGCTACCTGCATGAAATCATTATCGCGCTATCTATTTTCGCGCTGTTTATTACCCTTGGTGGTATGAAGGTGATTGGCTTTACAGATGTTATCCAGGTTTTGGTACTGGTTATCGGTGGTTTGGCTACAACCTATATCGCGCTTACTTTGGTGAGCGAGCATTTTGGTTTAGGTAAAGATGCCATGGCCGGTTTAAACAAGATGATGAGCGATGCTCCTGAGCATTTCAGAATGATGATGGCTAAACCTAAGCCGGGTGCACCTCAGGAAGAGATCAATAAATACCTGGCCCTGCCTGGTATCGCGATGTATTTTGCCGGTCAGTGGATTGTGAACCTGAATTACTGGGGCTGTAATCAATACATTACCCAGCGCGCTTTGGGTGCCGACCTTAAAACTGCCCGTACCGGGATCTTGTTTGCCGGTTTAATGAAACTGGCCATGCCTGTAATTGTAGTTTTACCGGGTATTGCTGCCTACGTGCTATACAAAAACGGCGCTTTACAACAGGAAATGACAACAGGCGGACACTTCAAAATAGACAATGCTTATTCTGCTATTCTTGGGTTTTTGCCTACCGGCTTGAAAGGCCTTTCGGTAGCGGCACTTACGGCCGCGATTGTGGCATCACTGGCGGGTAAGGCTAATAGTATCTCTACCATTTTTACGCTGGATATTTATAAAAAGCATATCAATAAAGAAGCCAGCGAAAAAAACATGGTGGTATTTGGAAGACTTACCATTGTGGCTGCCCTGGTATTCTCTATCATACTTACCTGGAAAGATTTGCTGGGCATAGGCGGTGAGGGTGGTTTTACCTTCATTCAAAAATATACAGGCTTTATCAGCCCTGGTATCTTTGCTATTTTCATTTTAGGCTTCTTCTGGAAACGCACTACCAGTGCGGCTGCTATTGCGGGTATTTTAACAAGCTTTGGTATGTCGGTATTGTTCAATAACTACGCCCCTAAACTGTTCGGTCATGAAACTTTCCTTTACACGGCTTTCCCTAATGGCAAAGGTGGGTATGAGATCCCTTTCCTGATCTGTATGGGCTTATCGTTCCTGTTCACCATGATCGTGACGATAGGTATCAGTTTAGCCGGACCGAAGGTTAACCCTAAAGCGCTTGAAATTCCGCGCAGTATGTTCAAGGTTGAAAAATCGACCATGGCATTAATTATAGTTACGCTTATACTGCTTACCATGCTTTATGTGAAGTTCTGGTAA
- a CDS encoding aldose epimerase family protein yields MKNNKNLLMMLSCSAALFAACNGNPKATDSTVKDSTSVTTHAIPDSANFEADVQGQKTKLFTLKNTGGLTAAITNYGGRLVSLLVPDKEGKATDVILGYDSVKSYQKPKEPYFGAIIGRYGNRIAKGKFTLDGKAYQLDINDGVNTLHGGFNGFYGKVFSAKQLSASQLELTYVSKDGEGGYPGNLTATVVYTLGDDNSLKIEYKATTDKPTVVNLTNHAYFNLNGAGSPTITDNVMQINADAFLPVDTTLIPTGKLQPVKGTPFDFTTSKAIGKDIGVADEQLKNGKGYDHNFVLNKHDLTTPVATAKSTVTGITMEVFTEEPGLQFYSGNFLTGESKDGKGGKAYPYRSAFCLETQHFPDAPNQPAFASTVLKPGETYHTVTIYKFSK; encoded by the coding sequence ATGAAGAATAACAAGAATTTATTAATGATGTTAAGCTGTTCGGCTGCACTTTTCGCGGCTTGCAACGGTAATCCTAAAGCAACTGACTCAACCGTGAAAGATTCAACTTCGGTAACTACCCATGCTATACCCGATTCGGCAAATTTTGAAGCCGATGTACAAGGGCAAAAAACAAAACTTTTTACCCTTAAAAATACTGGCGGCCTAACAGCAGCTATCACCAATTATGGCGGCAGACTGGTGAGCCTGTTGGTACCTGATAAAGAAGGTAAAGCTACCGACGTTATTTTAGGCTATGATTCGGTGAAAAGCTATCAAAAACCAAAGGAGCCATATTTTGGTGCCATCATTGGTCGTTATGGCAACCGCATTGCCAAAGGAAAATTCACGCTTGATGGTAAAGCTTACCAGCTGGATATTAACGATGGCGTAAATACCCTGCATGGCGGTTTTAATGGTTTTTATGGCAAGGTATTTTCTGCCAAGCAATTAAGCGCTTCACAACTGGAACTTACCTATGTTTCAAAAGATGGTGAAGGTGGTTATCCCGGTAATTTAACTGCAACTGTGGTTTATACTTTGGGTGATGATAACTCATTGAAAATAGAATATAAAGCTACTACCGATAAACCTACTGTTGTTAACTTAACCAATCACGCTTATTTTAACCTGAATGGTGCGGGCAGCCCTACTATTACCGATAACGTAATGCAAATAAACGCCGATGCTTTTTTGCCTGTGGATACCACACTTATCCCAACCGGCAAATTACAACCGGTTAAAGGCACCCCGTTTGATTTTACCACATCAAAAGCTATTGGTAAAGATATTGGTGTTGCCGATGAGCAATTAAAAAACGGCAAAGGTTACGATCATAATTTTGTATTGAACAAACATGATCTTACCACGCCGGTAGCTACCGCTAAAAGTACTGTTACCGGTATTACTATGGAGGTATTTACCGAAGAACCTGGTCTGCAGTTTTACTCTGGTAACTTTTTAACCGGCGAAAGTAAAGACGGTAAGGGCGGCAAAGCCTATCCGTACCGCTCGGCTTTTTGCTTGGAAACACAGCATTTTCCAGACGCGCCAAACCAGCCTGCTTTTGCTTCAACCGTGTTAAAACCGGGAGAAACCTACCATACAGTTACCATTTACAAATTCTCCAAATAA
- a CDS encoding alpha-L-arabinofuranosidase C-terminal domain-containing protein, with protein sequence MLKRTFLTLCAAGAFAMANAQTQYTIAADKVKAHIQPTMYGIFFEDINLAADGGVYAELVKNRSFEFNMPLMGWKEQKKDGGDGRTEVINRAVERPENAHFIKSYITGDAGFYGFSNEGFRGGMGVKEGEEYSFSVIAKQEGDTNVKLNIELHGDNGDIIGKAELTPTDKEWNRYSVKFKSTATTPKAQLYVWMSGKGVIDLDMISLFPEHTWKNRPGGLRADLVQRLADLKPGFLRFPGGCIVEGRELNNRYQWKKTIGPVDKRENIINRWNTEFKHRPAPDYYQTFGLGFMEYFMTAEDIGASPLPILNCGMACEFNTGELVPLDKLDPYVQDALDLIEFANGDASTKWGKLRTDLGHPAPFNLKMIGVGNEQWGPQYIDRWKIFTKAIKTKYPDVKIVSALGPSPEGKEFDLLNKTFRSLGADILDEHYYAPAKWFRDNARRYDNYDRKGPKIFAGEYAAQSVSTVNPDNKNNWECALSEAAFMTGLERNADVVNMASYAPLFAHVEGWQWTPNLIWFDNLKSYATPNYYVQQLFSINKGTDVVPLTLNNEAVAGQNDSYATASLDKNTNELVIKFVNTSTSAQNVSFKITGSKGYQKQATVTTLKADSKDAENSLTAPTAVSPVESTIDISGNTLKLAVEPYSFKIVRLKNK encoded by the coding sequence ATGTTAAAAAGGACTTTTTTAACGTTATGTGCGGCCGGTGCTTTTGCTATGGCAAATGCGCAAACACAATATACCATTGCCGCGGATAAGGTAAAGGCTCATATTCAGCCTACCATGTATGGGATATTTTTTGAGGATATCAACCTTGCTGCCGATGGTGGTGTATATGCCGAGCTGGTAAAAAACCGTTCATTTGAGTTCAACATGCCTTTGATGGGATGGAAGGAACAGAAGAAGGATGGCGGCGACGGTCGTACGGAAGTAATTAACCGTGCTGTAGAGCGCCCGGAGAATGCTCATTTTATAAAAAGCTATATCACGGGCGATGCCGGTTTTTATGGTTTCTCAAACGAGGGTTTCCGCGGGGGCATGGGTGTTAAAGAGGGCGAAGAATACAGCTTTTCGGTAATAGCCAAACAGGAGGGTGATACCAACGTAAAACTGAATATTGAACTGCATGGCGATAACGGCGACATTATAGGAAAGGCAGAGCTTACGCCGACTGACAAAGAATGGAACCGCTACAGCGTAAAATTCAAATCGACTGCTACAACACCTAAGGCTCAGCTATACGTTTGGATGAGCGGCAAGGGCGTTATCGATCTGGATATGATCTCGCTGTTCCCTGAACATACATGGAAAAACCGTCCGGGTGGTTTGCGGGCAGATCTGGTACAGCGACTGGCCGATCTTAAGCCTGGCTTTTTACGTTTCCCGGGTGGCTGTATTGTTGAAGGGCGTGAGCTTAACAATCGCTACCAATGGAAAAAAACCATAGGCCCGGTTGATAAACGCGAGAACATTATCAACCGCTGGAACACCGAATTTAAACATCGTCCGGCACCTGATTATTACCAAACTTTCGGTCTGGGTTTCATGGAGTATTTCATGACTGCCGAAGATATTGGAGCTTCGCCGCTACCGATCCTGAATTGCGGTATGGCCTGCGAATTTAACACCGGCGAGTTAGTTCCGTTGGATAAGCTTGATCCTTACGTGCAGGATGCACTCGACCTGATTGAATTTGCCAATGGCGATGCCAGCACCAAATGGGGTAAGCTGCGTACCGATCTTGGTCACCCGGCGCCATTTAATTTAAAAATGATTGGTGTAGGTAACGAGCAATGGGGCCCGCAATACATCGACCGCTGGAAGATTTTCACCAAGGCTATCAAAACTAAATATCCTGATGTGAAGATTGTATCGGCTTTAGGCCCATCACCTGAAGGCAAAGAGTTTGACCTGTTAAATAAAACGTTCCGTAGTTTGGGAGCCGATATTTTAGATGAGCATTATTATGCGCCGGCAAAGTGGTTCAGGGATAATGCCCGCCGTTATGATAACTATGACCGTAAAGGGCCAAAGATCTTCGCTGGTGAATATGCCGCGCAAAGCGTATCTACCGTAAACCCGGATAATAAAAACAACTGGGAGTGCGCGCTATCTGAGGCTGCTTTCATGACAGGTTTAGAGCGTAATGCCGATGTGGTGAACATGGCTTCATACGCCCCGCTTTTTGCCCACGTAGAAGGTTGGCAGTGGACACCAAACCTCATCTGGTTTGATAACCTGAAAAGCTATGCTACGCCAAATTATTATGTGCAGCAATTGTTTTCAATAAACAAAGGTACCGATGTGGTGCCGCTTACATTAAACAATGAAGCCGTAGCCGGGCAAAATGACAGCTATGCTACAGCCAGTCTGGATAAGAATACCAACGAGTTGGTGATCAAATTTGTGAATACCAGCACTTCGGCGCAAAATGTAAGCTTTAAAATTACCGGTTCAAAAGGCTATCAAAAACAGGCTACGGTTACAACGCTAAAAGCTGACAGCAAGGATGCCGAAAACTCACTGACCGCGCCTACTGCGGTTAGTCCGGTTGAAAGCACCATTGATATCTCGGGCAATACCCTGAAGCTTGCTGTTGAGCCGTACTCGTTCAAAATAGTAAGGCTTAAAAACAAATAA